CATGGCCGCCTACAACCGCGACCGCCAGCTGATCGAGGAGCTGCAGACCCAGCTGCGCCATTGGCCGGTCGAGGCCGGCCGGCCCTCGGCCGAGCTGGCCGCCGCGACCATGCAGGCCCTGTACCACCAGGCGCGCGGCGACCTGCGCGAGGCGCTGAAGGCGCTGGCGCCGCTGCGCGACAACGCCGCCGCGCAGCGCTCGCCGCAGATCCTGCTGCGCGCGCGCAGCGTGATGGCCGGCATCCAGTCCGACAAGGGCCTGCTGGAGGAGGCCCTGGCCTCCGCGCTGGAGGCGGTGCGCCAGGCCGAGGCGCTGGGCGGCCATTGGCGCCGCGCGCTGGCGCTCAACGAGCTGGCGCGCATCTACTTGCGCGCCCAGCAGGTCGAGCGCGCCCAGCAGATCAGCGCCGAGGCGGTGCGCACGGCCCAGCAGGACCCCGAGCCGGTGCTGCTGAACCTGGTCAGCACGGTGCGCGGCATCGTGCATGCCGAGGACGCCGACCCGACCATCACCCGGCTGGCCTGGGAGGATGCGCTGCGCCATGCGCGCGAGGCCCAGGCCGAGGGCCTGCAGGCGCTGGCCCTGGCCAACTACAGCGACCATTACCTGCGCCACGGCGACTTCCCGCGCGCGCTGGAGCTGTCCAGCCAGGCCCTGCCGCTGGCGCGCCGCGCGCTGAACCTGAACGCCGAGATCGTCGCGCTGCACAACCTGGGCCTGGCCAAGATCGGCCTGAAGCGCCTGGCGGAGGGCACGCGCGACGTGCGCCAGGCCATCACCCTGGACGAGCAGCAGGGCGCGCTGCCCTATGCGGCCGACGGCTGGAAGGAGCTGGGCGAATACCTGGAGCAGGCCGGCGACTGGGCCGGCGCGATCGAGGCCCATCATGAATACCGCCGCCTGATCGACCAGGTGCTGCGCGACGAGACCCGCAAGACCGTGCTGGAGGAGCAGGAGCGCTACGACGCCGAGCGCCGCGCCAAGGAGATCGAGCTGCTGAACCGCGACAACAGCCTGAAGGCCGAGCAGATCCGCGCCCAGGCCCTGCAGTTCCGGCTCTGGGCCGCGCTGGCCGGCTGCGTGCTGCTGTCGGCCGCGCTGCTGGGCCTGGCCTACCAGCGCATCCGCCGCACCAATGCGGCCCTGGCCCACAGCAACGAGCATCTGAAGATCCAGAGCGAGCGCGACCCGCTGACCGGGCTGGCGAACCGACGCCATTTCCAGTCCGCGATCAAGCGCCTGGCCGATGCCGGCAAGCTGTCCGGCACCGTCTACCTGATCGACATCGACCATTTCAAGCGCATCAACGACCAATGGGGCCATGCCGCCGGCGACAGCGTGCTGATCGAGGTGGCGCGGCGCCTGGCCGAGGCGCTGCGCGAGGACGACCTGGTGGTGCGCTGGGGCGGCGAGGAGTTCCTGATCGTCGTGCCCTCGCGCGCCGCCGGCGACGCGCGCGCGCTGGCCCAGCGCCTGCTGGACCTGCTGGGCGGCCAGCCGGTGGCGCATGGCGCGCAGCGCATCTCGGTCACCGCCTCGATCGGCTTCGCCAGCTTCCCGGTCGCGCCGCATGGCCTGGGCCTGAGCTGGGAGCGCGCGATCGACCTGGTCGACACCGTGATGTACCTGGCCAAGGCCCATGGCCGCAACAAGGCCTATGGCGTGCTGCATATCGACGCACGCGACGAGGCCGAGCTGGAGCGCCTGTCGCGCCGCATGGAGGCGGCCTGGCAGGAGGGCCAGCTGGGTCTGGTGGCGCTGCAGGGCCCGAGCGCGGAGGCCGGCGCATGAAAAGGCCACTGTTCGCGCTGCTGCTGGCCCTCGTCGGCACGACGGCCCAGGCCGTGCTCGACCCGGCGCTGGACGCCCAGCTGGACCGACTGACGACCCAGGCCTATGACCGCCCCGACGCCTCGCTGCAGGCCCTGCAGGCGCTGCGCGCGGCCCAGCATGGCGGCGGTGGCCCGCAGCGGGTGCAGCTGCAGATCGCCGAGGCCCAGATCCTGGTGCAGGGCGGCCGCGTGGCCGAGGCCGAGCGCATCGCCGCCGCGCTGGAGGGCGATGCCGACGGCCATGACCGCGCCCTGCTGCTGCGCGCCCAGATCGCCGAGCGCCTGGGCCGCAACCGCGAGGCCGCCGAGGGCGCGCGCGACAGCCTCACCCGCCTGCTGAAGCATTGCCCGGCCGGCGCCGAGGCGGCCGCGATCGCGCGCGGCGCCTGCGACTTCCGCGCCGCCTGGGCCGCGCTGCGCATCCTGGAGCGCGAGCAGATGTCGCAGGGCACGCCGGTGCAGGCCCTCGCCACCCTGCAGCAGGCCCTGGGCCTGGCGCAGGCCGGCCAGGACGGCTATATGAGCGCGATCAGCATGGGCTCGCTGGCCCTGATGCACCAGGAGCAGGACCAGCCGGACGAGGCGCGCCGCTGGCTCGCCGCCACCCTGGAGCTGGCCCAGGGCGAGCCGCTGGCGATGGCGCGCGCCAAGGTGATCGAGGCGCGCATCGCGGTGCGGCGCGGCGACAAGCGCACCCAGTTGGCCGCCTACGAGGAGGCGCTGGACTTCGCGACCCGCGCCGAGGCGCCGCGCACGGTGGCGCAGATCAAGGCCAGCCTGACCGACCTGCACATGCACAACGGCCGCCCGGCCGTCGCGCTGCAGCTGGGGCGCCAGGCGCTGCCGGTGGTGCTGGCCTTCAAGGACCTGCGGCTGGAGCGCACCCTGCGCCACAACATGACGGTCTCGCTGATCCTGCTCAAGCAGTTCGAGCCGGCGCGGCGCGAGCTGGCGCGCGCCCAGCAGCTGGCCGCGGCCCAGCCCGATCCGGTGCGCACCGCCGACGAGCTGCGCGAGATCGGCCAGGCCTGGGCCGCCAGCGGCCAGCCGCGCGAGGCGATCATGGTCTTCCATGCCGAGCGCGCGCTGTCGGCCGAGATCCAGGCGCGCAACCGCGAGGCCCAGCTGCAGCAGCTCAATCTCAAGTACGACAGCGAGCGCAAGCAGCGCGACCTGGAGCTGCTGACGCGCGACAAGACCCTGAAGGACCAGCAGCTCGCCAACCACCAGCTGGCGCAGCGCGTCGGCATCGCGGTCGGCGCGCTGCTCGCCCTGTCGCTGCTGCTGGTGGCGGTGATGCTCAAGCGCGTGCATGCCGCCAACAAGCGCCTGAAGGCCAACCAGCTGCTGCTGCGCGCGCAGAGCGAACGCGACCCGCTGACCGATCTGGCGAACCGGCGCCATTTCCTGGCGGTGATGCAGCAGCGCGCCGGCGAGCTGTTCAGCGGCGGCCTGCTGATGGTGGACATCGACCATTTCAAGCATGTCAACGACCAGCATGGCCATGCCGCCGGCGACGTCGTGATCCGCGAGGTCGCGCGCCGCATCAGCGAGGCGGTGCGCCACGAGGACCTGGTGGTGCGCTGGGGCGGCGAGGAGTTCCTGGTGTTCGCGCCCAATGTGGCGCAGGACGCGCTGCGCCTGCTGGCCGAGCGCATCCTGTTCGGCGTCGGCACCGAGCCCGTCGGCACCGAGGTGGGCGCATTGCGCATCACCGTGTCGATCGGTTTTGCGCATTTCCCGCTGCCGCCGGGCCAGCTGCGCCAGCATTGGGAGCAGGCGGTCAACTGGGCCGACATGGTGCTCTACACCGCCAAGGCCCAGGGCCGCAACCGCGCGGTCGGCATCGCCACCGTGGACGCGCGCGACGCCGAGGCGCTGCTGCAGATCGAGGCCGACTTCGATGCCGCCTGCGGCTCCGAGCGGGTCAGCCTGCTGCACATTCCGGGCCCCTGATCGGGGGCATACTCGGCGGCATCAAAACGATATCCAGGAGACTCACGATGCCGCAAGACCTGACCCGTCGCCATCGGCTGCTGGCCCTCACCGTCGCCGCCGCCGCGCTGGCCCTGCCCGGCCTGGCGCGGGCGCAGGCCGCCGCCTGGCCAGCCAAGCCGCTGCGCATCGTCGTGCCCTTCGCGGCCGGCGGCACCACCGACATCCTGGCGCGCGCGCTGGCGCCCGAGCTGCAGAAGGCGCTGGGCCAGCCGGTCATCGTCGACAACAAGCCCGGCGCCGGCGGCAACACCGGCAGCGCCGAGGTGGCGCGCGCGAGCGACGGCCACACGATCCTGATGGGCACGGTCGGCACGCATGGCATCAACCAGTCGCTCTATCCCAAGCTGCCCTACGACCCGATCAAGGACTTCGCGCCGATCACCCTGGTCGCGGCGGTGCCCAATGTGCTGGTGCTGAACCCGGCCAAGGCGCAGCAGCTGGGCATCAACACGGTGCCGGACCTGATCCGGGTCGCCAAGGCCAACCCCGGCAAGCTGAACATGGCCTCCAGCGGCAACGGCACCTCGATCCATCTGGCCGGCGAGCTGTTCAAGAGCATGACCGGCAGCTTCATGCTGCATTTCCCCTACCGCGGCTCGGGCCCGGCCCTGCTGGACCTGATGGGCGGCAATGTCGATCTGATGTTCGACAACCTGCCCTCGTCGATGCCGCATATCAAGGCCGGCAAGCTGAAGGCGATCGCGGTCACCAGCGCGAAGCGCAGCGAGGCCCTGCCCGACATCCCGACCATCGAGGAGGCCGGCGGCCCGGCGCTGAAGGGCTACGAGGCCAGCTCCTGGTTCGGCCTGCTGGCGCCCGCCAGCATGCCGGCCGAGCAGGTCGCGCTGCTGCAGCGCGAGACCGCCAAGGCCCTGGCCACGCCCGCGCTGAAGGAGCGCCTGGCCGGCCAGGGCGCGGTGGCCAGCGGCATGCCGAGCAAGGACTTCGCGGCGCTGATCGCCAGCGAAACCAAGAAATGGGCCCAGGTGGTCAAGACGTCGGGAGCCAAGGTCGATTGATGTTGCTGAAGTGGCCGGATTGGAAAGCCTACGGCCGGCGTTATTTCCGTGAAGACCTGCTGGCGGCCCTGGTCGTCAGCGTGCTGCTGATCCCGCAGAGCATCGCCTACGCGATGCTGGCCGGCCTGCCGCCGCAGGTGGGCCTCTACGCCAGCCTGCTGCCGCTCGTGTTCTACGCGGCCCTGGGCTCCAGCCCGCACCTGGGCCTGGGCCCGGTGGCGGTGCTGGCGCTGATGATCGCGCAGACCCTGGGCCAGGCGCCGCCCGGCGTCAGCCCCAGCGAGGCGGCCCTGGTGCTGGCGGCCGAGGTCGGCCTGATCCTGGCGCTGGCCGCGGCGCTGCGCCTGGACGCGCTGGCGGCGCTCTTGAGCGTGCCGGTGCTGCATGGCTTCGAGACCGGCGCCACCCTGTCGATCGCGGCCAGCCAGCTGCCGGTGCTGCTGGGCAGCCCGGCCAAGGGCTTCGAGCTGCCGGCCCTGCTGGAAAGCGCCTGGGCCAGCGGCTTCGCCTGGCAGGGCGGCGCGGCCGCCTATGGCCTGGCGGCGCTGCTGCTGCTGCTGGCGGCGCGGCGCTGGCTCAAGGGCATGGCGGCGCGGCTGGCGCCGCTGCTGATCCTGCTCGGCGCGATCGCGCTGGCCGCCGGCAGCGACGCGGTGTCGCGCGGCGTGCCGCTGGTCGGCGCGCTGCCGCCGCTGCACCTGGGCCTGGCGCTGCCGCGCCTGGATGCGGGCCTGTGGCTGGCGATGCTGCCGGGCGCGTTGCTGGTGGCCCTGGTCGGCTTCGTCTCCAGCCTGGTGGTGGCCGAGTCGCTGGGGCGGCGCGCCAATGTGCGCATCGACGCGCGCGCCGAGCTGCGCGGCCTGGCCGGCGCCAACCTCGCCGCGGCGCTGTCCGGCGGCATGCCGGTGGCGGCCAGCTTCTCGCGCAGCGTGCTGATGTCGGACGCCGGCAGCCGCACCCGCATGACCGGCGTGTTCATCGCGCTGGCGATGGGCGCGGCGATGCTGCTGCTGGCCGGGCCGCTGGGCCTGCTGCCCAAGGCCGTGCTGGCCGCGACCATCATGGTCGCGGTGCTGTCGGGCCTGAAGCTCGGCCCCTACCGCGACGCCTGGCGCTATGCGCGGCCCGAGGCCCTGCTGATGCTGACGGTCAGCCTGCTGGTGCTGTGCTGGAGCGTCACCGCCGCGCTGGGCCTGGGCGTGCTGGGCTCGATCGCGCTGCTGCTGCAGCGCACCGCGCGGCCCCATGTCGCGCTGATCGGCCGCGTGCCCGGCACCGAGCATTACCGCAACATCGACCGCCACGCGGTCGAATGCCTGCCGGGCGTGCTGGGCCTGCGCATCGACGAGAGCCTGCTGTTCACCAATGCGCGCAGCCTCAGCGACGTGGTGCAGCTGCATGTGAACGCGCATCCGGACACGCGCCGCGTGGTGCTGCAGATGTCGCCGGTCAACGCGATCGACTTCAGCGGCCTGGAGGCGCTGCGCGAGCTGCACGACAACCTGGCGCGCCAGCAGATCCGCCTCGACCTCAGCGAGGTCAAGGGACCGGTGCTGGACCGGCTGCGCGCCGGAGCTTGGCAAGGCTGGTTCCGCGGCCAGGTGTTCCTCAGCCACCACCAAGGCATGGAAGCAGGCAGTTGAAAAGCTACTGCGGCGGCCATCTGCGTCGTTGCGCGGTGCTCGGAATCCTCACGTACAGGAAGTACGTTCCGGTTCCTGCTGCCCGGGCGCCTAGCAGCTGGCCGTCCTCGCGACGCTTTCAACAGCCTGCTCAGCGCTGTATGGCGGTGAGCTCCGCGTGATGCGCCTCGGCCCAGCGGTCCACCGCCAGCAGGGTCTTGCTCAGCGAGGCGCCGAGTTCGCTCAGGCGGTAGTCGACATGCGGCGGCACGCTCTGGTGGTCGGTGCGCAGCACCAGGCCGTTGTCCTCCAGTTCGCGCAGGGTCTGGGTCAGCATCTTCTGCGAGATGCCGCCCACCTTGCGCAGCAGCTCGTTGTTGCGCATCGGGCCGCGCCGCAGCGCCGGCACGATCAGCAGCGCCCATTTGTTGGCGACCAGCTCCAGCGCCCGGCGCGAGGGGCAGCTCTCGCTGTACACGTCGGCGGCGCCATCCGCTGCGGCGGTTTCTATTTCCATGGTTACCAGAAGGTGCGTACTTGTTGGCCGGCGAGTGTGTCGCCATCCTTCGAACCTCGTCAACGACAAGGATTTCCGATGGGATGGTTGTATCTGCTGCTGGCCGGCGTGATCGAGGTCGCGATGGCCTATGCCCTGAAGCTCAGCGAGGGCTGGAGCCGGCCCCTGCCCTCGGTGCTGGCCGTGCTCGCCGCCGCCGCCAGCATCTTCTGGCTGACCCAGGCGCTCAAGCATCTGCCGCTGGGAGCCGCCTACGCGATCTGGACCGGCATCGGCTCGGTCGGCGTGGTGCTGGTCGGCATGCTCTGGCTGGGCGAGGCGGCCTCGGCCTTCAAGCTGGTCTGCATCGCGCTGGTGGTGGCCGGCAGCATGGGCCTGCGCCTGGGCGAAGCCTGAGGAGAACGATGATGACGCAACAAGCCCACAAGATCCTGCACATCCAGGCCTCGCCCTCGCCGGATTCACGCAGCGCCTCGGTGGCGCGGCATTTCCTGGCCGAGCACCACAGGCATCGCCCTGGGTCCGCCCATGAACATCTCAATGTCTGGCAGGAACCGCTGCCGGCCTTCGACGCCGAGATGATCGCCGCCAAGTTCGCGGTGCTGCGCGCGCGCAATGCCACGCCCGAGCAGCAGCGGCGCTGGGAGGAGGCGCGCCGGCTGTCGCAGCGCTTCAATGCGGCCGACCGCTATGTGCTCAGCGTGCCGATGTGGAACTTCGGCCTGCCCTACCGGCTCAAGCATTACATCGACGTGGTCACCCTGGCCGGCGAGAACTGGATCTGGACGCCCCAGCGCGGCTACGAAGGCTTTCTGCGCGACAAGAAGGCGCTGCTGGTCTACACCAGCGCCGGCGCCTATCCGATCGCCCCCGGCGATGCCGAGAACGATTTCCAGAAAGGCCAGATGCGGCGCTGGCTGAAGTTCCTGGGCATCACCGAGATCGCCGAGATCAGCGCCGCACCCAGCCTGGCGCCGCCCGAGACCACGGCCGCGGCGCTGGAACAGGCCAAGGCCGAGGCGGAGCGCCTGGCCCTGGACTTTTTCTAGGCTCTTTGCGCGCTGATTGACGATGCCGCGATAGCAAAGGTCTGGGCGCAGGAGGGCGGGCAGACCTGCTGCTACCTGCCAGGGCCTCGCAGCCCTGGCTTTCGCCAGGCACCAGAAGTCCACCGGACTTCTGGTGTCCGGGCTCAATCCCCCGGCCGCTGCGCGGCCTCCTCCTTAACCTCCGCATCAGGCCCGCCCACCCTCCTGCTTGGCGTTGCATCTGACTTTCTCCGCGAACAACTTGCGGTGGAGGAGCCGGGATGCGGGTGTGCGCAATTGCGCAGGTTAAGGAGGAGGGCCGCGCAAGGCGGCCCGGGGGACACGGAGCAATTGCGCGCACCCGCGTCCCGGCGCCATCCGGCTCTTTGCAGGGGCCATCAAGACCACGCCGGGAATATCACAGGTCAATGAACAAAGAGCCTTTTTCTAGGCCCGCTCCTCCAGCAGCGCATCCAGCCCGCGCAGGAAGCGCGCCATCTCCAGCGGCTTGGTCCAGTAGTCGTCGAAACCCTGGGCCAGCGCGGTCTGGATGTCGCTGTTCATCGCATTGGCCGACAGCGCGATCACCCGGCAGGCGCTCAGCTCCGGCGCGCGCCGCAGCGCGCGCAGCACCTGGCTGCCATGCAGGTCGGGCAGCTGCATGTCGAGCAGGATCACGTCGGGCCGCAGCTGCAGCGCCAGCGCCAGGCCGGCGCGGCCGCAGTCGGCGCTGCTGAACTCGAACTGCGGGCGCAGCGCCAGCAGCTCGCGCACCAGCAGCAGGTTGGCGGCGTTGTCCTCGATGCACAGCAGCTTCAGGCGCTGGCCC
This genomic stretch from Roseateles sp. DAIF2 harbors:
- a CDS encoding GGDEF domain-containing protein — encoded protein: MASLAPAWASALLLAAGLLLAGCRPANAPTETPATAAPAQALHDGAMWQELERIERSGRARPREQEPVLQPLFARSAPGSAERLEILALRGIMAAYNRDRQLIEELQTQLRHWPVEAGRPSAELAAATMQALYHQARGDLREALKALAPLRDNAAAQRSPQILLRARSVMAGIQSDKGLLEEALASALEAVRQAEALGGHWRRALALNELARIYLRAQQVERAQQISAEAVRTAQQDPEPVLLNLVSTVRGIVHAEDADPTITRLAWEDALRHAREAQAEGLQALALANYSDHYLRHGDFPRALELSSQALPLARRALNLNAEIVALHNLGLAKIGLKRLAEGTRDVRQAITLDEQQGALPYAADGWKELGEYLEQAGDWAGAIEAHHEYRRLIDQVLRDETRKTVLEEQERYDAERRAKEIELLNRDNSLKAEQIRAQALQFRLWAALAGCVLLSAALLGLAYQRIRRTNAALAHSNEHLKIQSERDPLTGLANRRHFQSAIKRLADAGKLSGTVYLIDIDHFKRINDQWGHAAGDSVLIEVARRLAEALREDDLVVRWGGEEFLIVVPSRAAGDARALAQRLLDLLGGQPVAHGAQRISVTASIGFASFPVAPHGLGLSWERAIDLVDTVMYLAKAHGRNKAYGVLHIDARDEAELERLSRRMEAAWQEGQLGLVALQGPSAEAGA
- a CDS encoding GGDEF domain-containing protein; its protein translation is MKRPLFALLLALVGTTAQAVLDPALDAQLDRLTTQAYDRPDASLQALQALRAAQHGGGGPQRVQLQIAEAQILVQGGRVAEAERIAAALEGDADGHDRALLLRAQIAERLGRNREAAEGARDSLTRLLKHCPAGAEAAAIARGACDFRAAWAALRILEREQMSQGTPVQALATLQQALGLAQAGQDGYMSAISMGSLALMHQEQDQPDEARRWLAATLELAQGEPLAMARAKVIEARIAVRRGDKRTQLAAYEEALDFATRAEAPRTVAQIKASLTDLHMHNGRPAVALQLGRQALPVVLAFKDLRLERTLRHNMTVSLILLKQFEPARRELARAQQLAAAQPDPVRTADELREIGQAWAASGQPREAIMVFHAERALSAEIQARNREAQLQQLNLKYDSERKQRDLELLTRDKTLKDQQLANHQLAQRVGIAVGALLALSLLLVAVMLKRVHAANKRLKANQLLLRAQSERDPLTDLANRRHFLAVMQQRAGELFSGGLLMVDIDHFKHVNDQHGHAAGDVVIREVARRISEAVRHEDLVVRWGGEEFLVFAPNVAQDALRLLAERILFGVGTEPVGTEVGALRITVSIGFAHFPLPPGQLRQHWEQAVNWADMVLYTAKAQGRNRAVGIATVDARDAEALLQIEADFDAACGSERVSLLHIPGP
- a CDS encoding tripartite tricarboxylate transporter substrate binding protein, with amino-acid sequence MPQDLTRRHRLLALTVAAAALALPGLARAQAAAWPAKPLRIVVPFAAGGTTDILARALAPELQKALGQPVIVDNKPGAGGNTGSAEVARASDGHTILMGTVGTHGINQSLYPKLPYDPIKDFAPITLVAAVPNVLVLNPAKAQQLGINTVPDLIRVAKANPGKLNMASSGNGTSIHLAGELFKSMTGSFMLHFPYRGSGPALLDLMGGNVDLMFDNLPSSMPHIKAGKLKAIAVTSAKRSEALPDIPTIEEAGGPALKGYEASSWFGLLAPASMPAEQVALLQRETAKALATPALKERLAGQGAVASGMPSKDFAALIASETKKWAQVVKTSGAKVD
- a CDS encoding SulP family inorganic anion transporter yields the protein MLLKWPDWKAYGRRYFREDLLAALVVSVLLIPQSIAYAMLAGLPPQVGLYASLLPLVFYAALGSSPHLGLGPVAVLALMIAQTLGQAPPGVSPSEAALVLAAEVGLILALAAALRLDALAALLSVPVLHGFETGATLSIAASQLPVLLGSPAKGFELPALLESAWASGFAWQGGAAAYGLAALLLLLAARRWLKGMAARLAPLLILLGAIALAAGSDAVSRGVPLVGALPPLHLGLALPRLDAGLWLAMLPGALLVALVGFVSSLVVAESLGRRANVRIDARAELRGLAGANLAAALSGGMPVAASFSRSVLMSDAGSRTRMTGVFIALAMGAAMLLLAGPLGLLPKAVLAATIMVAVLSGLKLGPYRDAWRYARPEALLMLTVSLLVLCWSVTAALGLGVLGSIALLLQRTARPHVALIGRVPGTEHYRNIDRHAVECLPGVLGLRIDESLLFTNARSLSDVVQLHVNAHPDTRRVVLQMSPVNAIDFSGLEALRELHDNLARQQIRLDLSEVKGPVLDRLRAGAWQGWFRGQVFLSHHQGMEAGS
- a CDS encoding helix-turn-helix domain-containing protein; protein product: MEIETAAADGAADVYSESCPSRRALELVANKWALLIVPALRRGPMRNNELLRKVGGISQKMLTQTLRELEDNGLVLRTDHQSVPPHVDYRLSELGASLSKTLLAVDRWAEAHHAELTAIQR
- a CDS encoding multidrug efflux SMR transporter, which gives rise to MGWLYLLLAGVIEVAMAYALKLSEGWSRPLPSVLAVLAAAASIFWLTQALKHLPLGAAYAIWTGIGSVGVVLVGMLWLGEAASAFKLVCIALVVAGSMGLRLGEA
- a CDS encoding FMN-dependent NADH-azoreductase: MMTQQAHKILHIQASPSPDSRSASVARHFLAEHHRHRPGSAHEHLNVWQEPLPAFDAEMIAAKFAVLRARNATPEQQRRWEEARRLSQRFNAADRYVLSVPMWNFGLPYRLKHYIDVVTLAGENWIWTPQRGYEGFLRDKKALLVYTSAGAYPIAPGDAENDFQKGQMRRWLKFLGITEIAEISAAPSLAPPETTAAALEQAKAEAERLALDFF